One genomic region from candidate division KSB1 bacterium encodes:
- a CDS encoding CCA tRNA nucleotidyltransferase, giving the protein MTTEEILAQVGALADQNALQVYAVGGFVRDRLRGVNGVDIDFVVVGDGPGFARLALQRLGGSGFVVYEKFCTASFLLHGHKLEFVSARAESYQPTSRKPLVRKASLADDLARRDFTINAMALSLNRASWMELVDPFGGQEDLRQRIIRTPLDPEETFQDDPLRIMRAIRFATQLDFRLEKQTKAGIAAMRERLSIVSQERITEELRKIIMAPRPSIGFKLMDETALLPLVLPEISAMKGVEQIGRYHHKDVFLHTLKVLDNVAAVSDSFPLRFVALFHDVAKPQTKAFVPGVGWTFHGHDEIGARMIKGICRRLRLPVEVAKYAEKLIRLHLRPIHLADEGVTDSAIRRLIVQAGPELDDLFVLCRADITSGNPARVKAHLANFDYLVQRMHEVEEKDRMRAFQSPVRGEEIMAVCGIGPGPMVGRLKKMIEEAILDGQIPNEHDAAYQYLLSIKDAVLSAATPPKGPAS; this is encoded by the coding sequence GTGACGACCGAGGAGATACTCGCCCAAGTAGGAGCGTTGGCTGACCAGAACGCCTTGCAAGTCTATGCAGTTGGCGGTTTTGTCCGTGACCGACTGCGTGGGGTCAACGGCGTGGACATCGACTTTGTCGTGGTAGGCGACGGCCCTGGCTTTGCGCGCTTGGCTCTGCAGAGGCTGGGGGGCAGCGGCTTTGTGGTCTATGAAAAATTCTGCACCGCCTCTTTCCTGCTGCACGGCCACAAGCTGGAATTCGTCTCCGCGCGGGCAGAAAGCTACCAGCCCACCTCGCGTAAACCACTTGTCCGGAAGGCCTCCTTGGCAGACGACTTGGCACGACGCGACTTCACCATTAACGCCATGGCTCTGTCGCTCAACCGCGCCTCGTGGATGGAGCTTGTCGACCCCTTTGGCGGCCAGGAGGATTTGCGGCAACGGATCATCCGCACCCCCCTCGATCCAGAGGAGACCTTCCAAGATGACCCGCTGCGCATCATGCGCGCCATCCGCTTCGCCACGCAGCTGGATTTTCGTCTGGAAAAGCAGACTAAAGCGGGCATCGCTGCCATGCGCGAGCGGCTGAGCATCGTCTCTCAGGAGCGCATCACCGAAGAGCTGCGCAAGATCATCATGGCACCGCGCCCCTCCATCGGCTTCAAGTTGATGGATGAAACCGCCCTGCTCCCGCTCGTCTTGCCGGAGATCAGTGCCATGAAGGGGGTAGAGCAGATCGGACGTTATCACCACAAGGATGTGTTTCTCCACACCTTGAAGGTACTGGACAATGTGGCCGCCGTCAGCGATAGCTTTCCCCTCCGCTTTGTGGCGCTGTTTCACGACGTGGCCAAGCCTCAGACCAAGGCCTTTGTGCCAGGGGTGGGCTGGACTTTTCACGGGCACGACGAGATCGGTGCGCGCATGATCAAGGGAATTTGCCGGCGGTTGCGTCTACCCGTGGAGGTGGCCAAGTACGCAGAGAAGCTCATCCGCTTGCACCTGCGGCCCATCCACTTGGCCGATGAAGGGGTCACTGACTCGGCCATCAGGCGACTGATCGTGCAGGCCGGGCCAGAGCTCGACGACCTGTTTGTCCTCTGCAGGGCGGACATCACCTCCGGCAACCCGGCGCGGGTAAAAGCACATCTGGCCAATTTTGACTACCTGGTGCAGCGCATGCACGAAGTAGAGGAAAAAGACCGCATGCGCGCCTTCCAGTCCCCGGTACGCGGGGAGGAGATCATGGCCGTGTGCGGCATTGGCCCGGGACCGATGGTGGGTCGCCTGAAGAAGATGATCGAGGAAGCCATACTTGACGGACAGATCCCCAACGAGCACGACGCCGCCTATCAGTACCTGCTCTCTATCAAGGACGCGGTGCTTTCAGCCGCTACGCCCCCAAAAGGGCCCGCATCTTGA
- a CDS encoding YIP1 family protein: MATGESTAKGGSLLGTLVNIFVSPREAYEAIDRRPTWVFPLVLVLLSALVAAIFITPMAMEERMAEQRDKLIEKRGMTPEEADRALEVGAKIGKITGPVMAPIATVVVLVVVTLALLFLGNVVLGGASNFKKIFAMYTWTSLIGVLATIVKTPLMLSRGTVDLQTSLAAFLDPAQKGTFLYQLLARTDVFSLWELVLVCIGMAVIYRFTTKKAATGVVALYLVYAVAAAAVTAALT; the protein is encoded by the coding sequence ATGGCAACAGGAGAGTCGACGGCAAAAGGGGGGTCTCTGCTGGGCACGCTGGTGAACATCTTTGTCAGTCCGCGGGAAGCCTACGAGGCGATCGATCGCCGGCCAACATGGGTCTTCCCACTGGTCCTCGTCTTGTTGTCGGCGTTGGTAGCCGCCATTTTCATCACTCCGATGGCTATGGAGGAGCGGATGGCGGAGCAGCGCGACAAGCTCATCGAGAAGCGGGGCATGACGCCTGAAGAGGCAGATCGGGCGCTGGAGGTAGGGGCCAAGATCGGCAAGATCACTGGTCCGGTAATGGCCCCCATCGCGACCGTGGTGGTACTTGTGGTGGTCACACTCGCTCTCCTCTTCTTGGGGAACGTGGTCCTGGGCGGGGCGAGCAATTTCAAGAAAATCTTTGCGATGTACACGTGGACGTCGCTGATCGGCGTGCTGGCCACCATAGTGAAGACACCGCTGATGCTCTCGCGGGGCACCGTCGATTTGCAAACCAGTCTGGCCGCGTTTCTGGACCCGGCGCAGAAGGGCACCTTTCTCTACCAGTTGCTGGCGCGGACGGACGTTTTCTCGTTGTGGGAGCTGGTACTGGTCTGCATCGGGATGGCGGTCATCTATCGCTTTACGACGAAAAAGGCGGCCACCGGTGTGGTGGCGCTCTACCTGGTCTATGCTGTGGCTGCGGCGGCCGTTACTGCCGCACTCACTTAA
- a CDS encoding AarF/UbiB family protein translates to MLKIHRRYRHLKRYRQIAVVLVKYGFADLVERLNLGAYLQVGRRLLRLKGTPEGGSTARRIRMALEELGPTFVKLGQVLSTRSFLVPADVVAELSLLQDQVRPEPFSALEPVLQQELRGPLGQHFPWFDSEPLASASIAQVHRARTADGHEVVVKIQRPGIAESIEADMEILLDLARLIERHLPESGQFAPVAMVEELARSTRRELDFVAEARNVELFARNCAKLSGVHVPAVFWNLTTTRVLTLEYVEGVKISEVDKLRHMGVDLRELVRRGTDFVLKQIFEDGFFHADPHPGNLLVRRDGAIVPVDFGIMGRLDDEMLSLFADLLLGVTRRDVELVVRVMAQMGIVTPGGDERTLRLDISEFIDRYYGLALRKVRMKALLEEAVALLVRHRLRVPSNLMLLGKTLGAYEDLAARLDPDFSFAAAVGPYARKLMWRQFEPGRLVYQVGRTMRELYQLSLVVPRHVETLLRRLSAGRLGAELHHQGLENLIREIDRSSNRLSFSLIIAALIVASSMIITAGLGPRLFGLSVLGVAGYLFAGLLGVWLVVAILRSGRL, encoded by the coding sequence GTGCTCAAGATTCACCGACGATACCGGCACCTCAAGCGCTATCGGCAGATTGCCGTGGTCTTGGTCAAGTATGGGTTTGCGGACCTGGTGGAGCGGCTGAACCTTGGTGCCTATTTGCAGGTGGGGCGCCGCTTGCTTCGTCTCAAGGGAACGCCCGAAGGCGGGTCCACTGCCAGACGTATCCGGATGGCGCTCGAAGAGCTAGGGCCCACCTTTGTCAAGCTTGGCCAGGTGTTGAGCACGCGTTCCTTCTTAGTGCCTGCCGACGTGGTGGCGGAGCTCTCCTTGCTTCAGGACCAGGTGCGGCCGGAGCCTTTTTCCGCTCTGGAGCCGGTTCTCCAGCAGGAACTGCGAGGTCCATTAGGGCAGCACTTTCCGTGGTTTGACAGCGAGCCGTTGGCTTCGGCCTCCATCGCTCAGGTACACCGCGCGCGCACCGCTGATGGCCACGAGGTGGTGGTCAAAATTCAGCGCCCTGGGATTGCCGAGTCCATCGAAGCAGACATGGAGATCTTGCTGGACTTGGCGCGGCTCATTGAGCGGCACCTGCCAGAGAGTGGCCAGTTCGCCCCTGTGGCTATGGTGGAGGAGCTGGCCAGAAGCACGCGGCGGGAGCTGGACTTTGTGGCCGAGGCGCGCAATGTGGAGTTGTTCGCGCGCAACTGTGCCAAGCTCTCGGGTGTGCATGTGCCCGCGGTGTTTTGGAACCTCACTACCACCCGCGTGCTGACCTTGGAGTATGTGGAGGGGGTCAAGATCTCAGAGGTGGACAAGCTCCGCCACATGGGGGTGGACCTAAGGGAATTGGTGCGGCGCGGGACGGACTTTGTACTGAAACAGATTTTCGAGGACGGCTTCTTCCACGCCGACCCCCATCCCGGGAATCTCCTGGTGCGGCGAGACGGGGCCATCGTCCCTGTCGACTTTGGCATCATGGGGCGTTTAGACGATGAGATGCTGAGCTTGTTCGCTGATCTGCTGCTGGGCGTAACCCGCCGCGACGTGGAGCTTGTGGTCAGGGTCATGGCGCAGATGGGGATTGTCACGCCGGGCGGCGACGAAAGAACACTGCGCCTGGACATTAGCGAGTTCATCGACCGCTACTACGGACTTGCCTTGCGCAAGGTGCGCATGAAAGCCCTCTTGGAGGAGGCTGTGGCCCTCCTCGTGCGCCACCGGCTCCGCGTTCCGTCTAACCTCATGCTTCTGGGTAAAACTTTGGGTGCCTACGAGGATCTTGCGGCACGGCTGGACCCGGATTTCTCCTTTGCCGCAGCTGTGGGCCCCTACGCCCGCAAACTGATGTGGCGACAGTTCGAGCCCGGGCGGCTCGTCTACCAGGTGGGGCGGACCATGCGGGAGCTGTACCAACTGAGCCTTGTCGTGCCCCGGCATGTGGAGACACTGCTGCGACGGCTGAGCGCAGGTCGACTCGGGGCAGAACTGCACCACCAGGGCTTGGAGAACCTCATCCGCGAGATTGACCGTTCGTCAAATCGGCTGTCGTTCAGCCTGATCATCGCCGCCCTCATCGTGGCCTCCTCGATGATCATCACCGCCGGCCTGGGACCACGACTGTTTGGTCTGTCGGTCTTGGGTGTGGCCGGCTACCTCTTCGCCGGGCTGCTGGGAGTGTGGCTTGTAGTGGCGATTCTCCGCTCAGGGCGGCTGTAG
- a CDS encoding TolC family protein: MARWQVLVGLLLVVGTVGAQTVGRPLSLEECVNLALENNASVRKAALGVDLAEATVLGTWSGLLPHVNAGFASGRFIQGDRIRKMDVPVGYDPQSGKVIYEQREIVQKGVERNSHYARLSVAQNLFDWGRSLNLMQQARSQERAAEQAFLAARDAVVLDVYTKYFALLKAVKLLEVYREALQSAEEQLRRTQSMFELGAVAQGDVYKAKVTVGEAKINVISQENEVRMARGNLNVAMGRNPDAELAVVEVEVVETPFPHTREQVLEMAIANNPELRQLRQSLEAARLGVRAAKLAYLPTFSLGVTYSRDNEFFDKVYSKDLKRDYYLTVGMQADLNLFRGFADKAAVERETVSYRSAQEDHADKLRQLALRVDQAFLYLEALREIAEINRANLVAAEEDLRLAEERYRVGSGTLLEINDARVAVTRAKQIVVGTRYDSQVARATLEALMGTLGTEATRGRT; this comes from the coding sequence ATGGCGAGGTGGCAGGTACTAGTTGGGTTATTGCTTGTAGTGGGGACGGTCGGCGCGCAGACGGTGGGGCGACCCCTGTCGCTGGAGGAGTGCGTCAACCTGGCGTTAGAGAACAACGCCAGTGTGCGCAAGGCGGCGCTGGGGGTTGACCTGGCGGAGGCCACGGTGTTGGGCACCTGGTCTGGGCTCCTGCCGCACGTCAACGCCGGCTTTGCCTCCGGCCGCTTCATCCAGGGAGACCGCATCCGCAAGATGGACGTTCCCGTGGGATATGACCCGCAGAGCGGCAAGGTCATCTACGAGCAGCGGGAGATCGTGCAGAAGGGCGTGGAGCGCAACAGCCACTACGCGCGCCTATCGGTGGCGCAGAACCTTTTCGATTGGGGGCGGAGCCTGAACCTCATGCAGCAGGCGCGCTCCCAGGAACGTGCTGCTGAGCAGGCTTTCCTTGCTGCGCGCGATGCCGTGGTGCTGGATGTGTACACGAAGTACTTTGCCCTGCTCAAGGCAGTGAAGCTCTTGGAGGTGTACCGCGAAGCCCTGCAGTCGGCCGAAGAGCAGCTGCGGCGCACCCAGAGCATGTTCGAGCTCGGCGCCGTGGCCCAGGGCGATGTGTACAAGGCCAAAGTGACCGTCGGTGAGGCAAAGATCAACGTCATCTCGCAAGAAAACGAGGTGCGCATGGCCAGGGGCAATCTAAACGTGGCAATGGGACGCAACCCGGACGCCGAGCTGGCGGTGGTAGAAGTGGAGGTCGTGGAGACGCCTTTCCCGCACACCAGAGAGCAAGTGCTGGAAATGGCCATTGCCAACAACCCCGAACTGCGCCAACTGCGGCAATCGTTGGAGGCAGCGCGCCTCGGAGTGCGAGCGGCTAAGCTTGCGTACCTGCCCACATTCTCCCTCGGCGTGACCTACTCGCGCGACAATGAGTTTTTCGACAAGGTCTACTCCAAAGACCTGAAGCGCGATTACTACCTCACGGTGGGCATGCAAGCGGACTTGAATCTGTTCCGGGGATTTGCCGACAAGGCTGCCGTGGAGCGCGAGACGGTCTCGTACCGCAGCGCGCAGGAGGACCACGCAGACAAGCTGCGGCAGCTTGCGCTGCGGGTGGACCAGGCATTTCTCTACCTCGAAGCCCTGCGGGAGATTGCCGAAATCAACCGCGCTAACCTTGTGGCGGCGGAAGAAGACCTTCGCCTTGCCGAGGAGCGCTACCGCGTAGGTTCTGGCACATTGCTGGAGATCAACGACGCGCGAGTGGCGGTCACGCGTGCCAAGCAGATCGTGGTGGGCACCAGATACGATAGCCAGGTCGCCCGCGCCACCCTCGAGGCGCTGATGGGAACGCTGGGCACCGAGGCGACCAGAGGACGCACATGA